GTGCGCTCTTTTTTATCCCTAAAATCCCTTTTATCCTGTTCATCCCATACCTATTTTTTTGGTTGATGAGGACGCCAACCCTCCTTTTTTTGGTTGGCGAGGACGCCAACCCTCCTACTCTTTTTGGTTGGCGAGGACGCCAACCCTCCGGATTTTTTATCTGCGTAATCTGTGAAATCTGTGAGAGCCATTCTTTTTTTATCTGTGAAATCTGTGTAATCTGTGAGAGCTATTCTTTTTTATCTGCGTGCGTTTTATATTATATCCACCCACGCTATTCCCTTATCCATATCTATTTTGTAAATAATAACTTTGCCTCTTTCTGTTGCCGGGTAGCTTTCGCTTTTAGCAGTAATTACAAATCCCCAGGGAATAAGTTCCAACCGCAAATAGCCATTGAGTCCTTTTCTAAAATATGTTTCCAGAGGGATGTTGATCCAGCTTTGCTGTAAATATTTCAACACCCAATAGCGTTCACTTTTATGAGCTATTTCTTTAATATATTGCAGTTGTTTTTCCAGGCAGGGAATATCTTTTTCCAATTCTTCCTTACTGAAGGGAGGTTTTTTCCCCTGTAAAATTGCTGTAATTTGCATTTGATTAACTAAATCCACATAGCGTCTTATGGGAGAAGTTGAATGCAGATAGGCAGATACCCCAATGCCGGGATGAAATTCCGGTTCCGTGGATAAATATGCCTGAAGGGATAGCGTATTATCATTAGAATCTGTATGTTGGCTTATATTGCGGTAAATTACAGGTATATTATGTTTTAAGGAAAAATCTGCCAGGCAGGAATTATACAGAATCATTAGTTCTTCCACAATTTTTCTGGCTGGACTTTGAGTATCCACACATTTCGCTTCCAAGCCCTGTTCCGTAGCTGTAATGTAATAATAGTAGCGTCCGTTTTCGGTAAGGGAATTTGCTCCTCTTTTTTGTGCCAGCTCAATACTCATCCGATTTAGAGGTGAAAAAAGCTCTCGGGCTATTTGTTTATCCACTTCCTGATAACTGAAATTAGTTTCTATGGCTACATTCATTCTTGTAATTTCGTAATGCTGCAATGTATAATTATCATCTAACCAAATAGTTAACGCAAGCACAGGATGTTCGCTATTTTGAATTAAGCTAAATTCTTGTTCAGAATAAGGGAAAGGAAAAAGAGGAATCACTGCATTTGCAGTATATAGAGAAGAGACCCTTTTTTGAGCTTGGGCAAAAAGTCCTCCCTGTAAATTAAGCCGTTCTGCAACCGCACTAACATAGAGATGTAATTTCCAAAAAGAACCCTCGCGGGTAAGATAGATTGCATCATCAAAATCCTTGGTGGTCTCATCATCTATGCAAAAAGCTTTTGCCAAAGGTCTTGTTTTATCCCAAGGCAAAAGTTCTTCACTACATAGCAAAGCGGAAAAGCCAACAGGAATTCCCGCACCGGCAATAACAGGATCAATATCTTCAGGTGTTTCTCCACAGAATTTCCGAAACTGCAAAATTGCTTCCTCCTGATTGAATTGAGGAAATCGGGCAGAGATTAGTTCCAGTAACTTTTGGGGTTTCTTATCCGTTTGCAGTTTCGGTAACCAGCAATAAAGCTGATGTTGATTCTCCTTGCTTAAATCGGCTCCTTTCAGCCAGGCATCAATATCCTGTAAAAACTGCTGTTCTTCTTGCTGTTTTTCCAGCTTTTGTTTATAGAGAAGGGATTCCGTCAGTGTTTTTAACCGGTATTTATCTTTTTTGCAGCTTATTTTATCTGGAGCGTTATGCAAATATAGATAGAGAGCAAAAATCCGGATATCATCTTGCAGCTTTAGTTTCTCAGCAATTTCCTGAAGAGTAAATTCGCTTTCTGCCAAGAAACTAAAAGCGGATTCTTCAAATTGCTCTGCGTAATTATAGACCTCTTTGCGGAAAGCTTGTATTCCCTTAACCGGCTCACTTTCCGGATGTTTTTCTCTGCCTTGTAGAACAAAACGGGCAGCAGAAAAAACAATGAGAATTCCCTCCTCCGTTATAACCTGATAATAGCTATTTTTTAAAGCATTCAAGTAGCCAAACTTAAGAATTCCCTTCTCGTAATAGGCAACAAAAGTAGGTAATGGTATATCTGCCAATTTGTTATCTCACTATTTTTATTGGCGCCCCAGAGATGACTTGAACATCCGACCAACGGTTTAGGAAACCGCTGCTCTATCCACTGAGCTACTGGGGCGCATTTTTTTATTTACCAATCTTGACAGTGGGCTTTTTTGTCAAGTTTACATTGACAGCCAATCGCTATTTAAAAAAATGAGAGTTCTTAGCATTGTAGCTAATATACGGAAAAAAAGGAAAAAAGAGAAAATGAAAATAGCAATCGTTGGTGCAACAGGTGAAGTAGGCAGAATGATGATTACCTGCCTGGAGGAAAGCAATTTAACTATTTCCGAAGTGGATTTATATGCTTCCAAAAGGTCTGCAGGAACTGTTCTGTATTATACCGATCAACCTTTAAAAGTACAGGAACTGAAAGAGGATTCGTTATTGAAACATTATGACTATGTTCTATTTTCAGCTGGAGCTGGGGTTGCCAAAACTTATGCCCCCATTTCCGCTCAAGCATCTGAAATAGTAATAGATAACTCTTCCGGTTTTAGAAGAGAGCCCAATATTCCTCTTGTCGTTCCGGAAGTGAATGGAGAATTACTTTTAAGCTATAGTGGCATAGTTGCCAATCCTAATTGTTCAACCATCCAGATTATCTTACCCTTGGCTGTTTTAGATAAACTCTTTTGCCTGAAAAAACTGATTGTCTCTACCTATCAATCAGTTTCCGGAAGTGGACATCAGGGCATTGTAACTTTGTTAAATCAACGCAAAGGGAAAAAGGATAAGGGTATTTATCCTCATCTGATAGATTTGAATGTTATTCCTCAAATAGGGGGTATTTTAGATAGCGGATATTGTCAGGAAGAAGAGAAAATGCACTTTGAAAGTCGTAAGATACTGAATAAGTGGGATTTGCTTGTTAGCGCTACAACAGTTCGCGTTCCAGTTATTTATGGACATAGCGTTGCAGTATATGCAGAATTTGAAAAAGAGGTAGATATCCCCAAGGCAGAAAAGACATTACAAAATTCTCCCCGTATTGTCTATTATCCCAATACCTATATTACTCCTCTGGATTTGGGCTCTTCCAATGACTCGCATATATGCAGATTGCGTTCTGGAACCGATGAAAAATCCCTGAATTTCTGGAATGTAGGCCATAATGTTCGTTTAGGCGCTGCAGCGAATGCAGTTAATATCTTAATAACTCACGCAAAATATGCCGGTCGTTTATAAAGATGGATATTATTGAATTGCGGCATAAACTGCATCGCATTCCGGAACTGGCTTTTCAGGAATTTAAGACCAAAGCTTTGCTGGAAGAAAGCATCCGGGAAATTCTTGAAAAGCAATCAAAGCATATTTGGAAATTACATTATTTTCAAAATAGTCCCGGTTTACTTTTAGAATATACTATTACCAATGAGCCATACATTTTATTTAGAGCCGATATGGATGGTTTGCCTGTTTGGGAAAAAACGGGGGTTGATTATGCTTCGGAACATTCCGGTTTGATGCATGCCTGTGGACACGATGTCCATTTAAGCATTTTGCTCGGTTTAATTCAATCAGTTGCATCTTCCTTGCCGAAGCGTAATCTGCTATTTCTTTTTCAGCCGGCAGAAGAAGGTGAAGGTGGAGCTCAAAGTGTTCTTGCGGAAGGTATTTTGCAAAAGTTTGAAGTTGATTCCGCTATCGCTTTGCATATAGGCAGCGACCTTCCTGTGGGCACAGTTTCCACCAGGGAAGGTATCTTTTTTG
The Candidatus Cloacimonas sp. genome window above contains:
- a CDS encoding RNB domain-containing ribonuclease; translation: MADIPLPTFVAYYEKGILKFGYLNALKNSYYQVITEEGILIVFSAARFVLQGREKHPESEPVKGIQAFRKEVYNYAEQFEESAFSFLAESEFTLQEIAEKLKLQDDIRIFALYLYLHNAPDKISCKKDKYRLKTLTESLLYKQKLEKQQEEQQFLQDIDAWLKGADLSKENQHQLYCWLPKLQTDKKPQKLLELISARFPQFNQEEAILQFRKFCGETPEDIDPVIAGAGIPVGFSALLCSEELLPWDKTRPLAKAFCIDDETTKDFDDAIYLTREGSFWKLHLYVSAVAERLNLQGGLFAQAQKRVSSLYTANAVIPLFPFPYSEQEFSLIQNSEHPVLALTIWLDDNYTLQHYEITRMNVAIETNFSYQEVDKQIARELFSPLNRMSIELAQKRGANSLTENGRYYYYITATEQGLEAKCVDTQSPARKIVEELMILYNSCLADFSLKHNIPVIYRNISQHTDSNDNTLSLQAYLSTEPEFHPGIGVSAYLHSTSPIRRYVDLVNQMQITAILQGKKPPFSKEELEKDIPCLEKQLQYIKEIAHKSERYWVLKYLQQSWINIPLETYFRKGLNGYLRLELIPWGFVITAKSESYPATERGKVIIYKIDMDKGIAWVDII
- a CDS encoding aspartate-semialdehyde dehydrogenase translates to MKIAIVGATGEVGRMMITCLEESNLTISEVDLYASKRSAGTVLYYTDQPLKVQELKEDSLLKHYDYVLFSAGAGVAKTYAPISAQASEIVIDNSSGFRREPNIPLVVPEVNGELLLSYSGIVANPNCSTIQIILPLAVLDKLFCLKKLIVSTYQSVSGSGHQGIVTLLNQRKGKKDKGIYPHLIDLNVIPQIGGILDSGYCQEEEKMHFESRKILNKWDLLVSATTVRVPVIYGHSVAVYAEFEKEVDIPKAEKTLQNSPRIVYYPNTYITPLDLGSSNDSHICRLRSGTDEKSLNFWNVGHNVRLGAAANAVNILITHAKYAGRL